One Bdellovibrionales bacterium genomic window, AATTACATGAGGTGGATCAGATTTTTCTGCTAGACAACGCCTCTTGGCGGAGTCAATCCCTCAGGAGAATTGGCTCGACGACCGCGGTGTAAAAATGTATGGAGAATTGGCACACTGGAGAATCACCACGGAAAAATGATCGGGCTGTGTCGAAGACTTTTATAAATTCTCTATGCGCGATCGATTTACTTGGTGAAGGCGCACTCCAAAAGGAGGCGTTGTCTATTTTGACGTCCTTCAAACTTCAGACTAAATCGTGTCGTTCTTGTTTTCACTCAGAGTGAATTTTTTCACGAGACGCCCATCTGAGTTGTTCTGTTTTCAGCTTTCTTTAAAGAAGGCCGTGGCATGATTGGTGCTTCATGTTTCGCTCACCTATGTTGTCTGTTATCCCTATGGAGCTTGGAACTCATGAAATGGATATTCTGTTTAGTTGCTTTTGTGTAGGATTGTTTTTACAATAGCCAATGTCATGCTAAAGAGGTAAATCAGGTCCTTTTCTCATCTCAGCATCAGGTGTTTCTGTTGGTTTTGGACTATGGAGATATGGAGGTAGAATCAGAAACAAGAAGGACGGCCGAAATTCAGTTAAATCAAGAAGACAGCCGTCGATATCCGCTTGCCCCGGTTTGGATCTTATGTTATCGAAAAGTGGTCATAGTGGCCAAATCATTTCGATGGAAGGCTCAAGCCGAGCTTTGTTGGACCTGAACTCGCTGACCATTAAATCAATACCAAAGGCGCGTGGATCTTTCTTGTCTAAAGAACGTGAAAGCTATGATCAGGTAGAGCTGGTAAATACAGAAGACGTCGATCAAGGGGGAGCTTGGGAAATCCAGTTGAGGGGGCACTTTATTATTCGAGTGCTGTTCTTCATCTTAAGGTAATCAACAAAATTTTGGAAGCTTGCGGATTGATTTAAAGATTCATCACAGGTTGCAGGAGTCACTGAGCTAGCGTCAGGCCCGAACTGGTGCAGGAGCCTGAACTGGTGGAGGAGCCACAGAGTGTGCCTGAACCCGAAATTGAGTCTGTATGCAGTCTAAGTTACAAAGAGATTGAAGTGGAGATTGCTGCCCCGCCTAAAAAGCCATACGCCCAGAGCTACTCCGCCTGAGGCCGCTACTCACCACGTAGAAAAATATGGGGGTGACACTTATTTCTGTAATTCCAAGAGCAATCTCAGCCGTTTCACGAGGTTTCTCTAGATTTAGGCCTTGACGAAATTTTTGGCCAGAGCCAGCGTCGGGTTTCATTTCCAGTAAATAGAAACAATATTGTTGGAATAAAGATTTCGTGTGCTGCTGGATCAACAGAGATCATTGAGGTTGTTGCTGTTCTCCGAGACGGAAGCAGACGTTCGCTGTCAGAGCTCCATGGTCCTATAATGAGTGGTGACGAACTTGTGGTTGATTTAGGTTTTGCAATTCCCATTAAAGAAATTCTTGTCGTTTCTCAGGGGCTGGGGAGAAGAGCTGGTGAATCGGCCAGATATCAACTGATGGCCATCCAGTTGCAACGATAAGTGACTTTTGGTGGGCGGGGCGGACACCATCGTCAAGCAGCTGGAAACGAAAACCGTTCATAGTTTAAAGCAGATCTGTGGGGCTCCTAACGGAGCCTGATGAGGTTCGTGCAATCCCTGCCTTGGGGGGCCTACTAATTCCGGAAGATGACTTTCTAGGTTTTGCTTTCTGGATGCGTCCAAAGCGGCTGTCACGGATTGAAAGTGGGAGAAGGTCCAGCGACTTGAGGCAGGAAATTTCAAATGTTCAACAATCGAATCCAGTGTGGCTGCAAAACTTTCTCGCGCATAAGTGGGAGCTGCTGAGAGCCAATCGAATCTTTTCTTTGCAATGGTTTCTTTGACTTCCTGTTTGAGATTTGGGGGGAGATTGCGAATATCATAGTAGCTCGGATTGTTTAGGATAGTGAGATTGGGAACGTTGCCGACTCCAGGCAAATCAAGAGACTGAATCCAGTCGATGAGTTCGTCCAGTCTCAGAATGTTGTAAATCTGTACGGTCACATTAAACTGGATGACAAAGGGAGAGTCCTTCGCCCAGCTCGAGATTTCATGAACCCGATCGACAATCTTTGTCCATTTACTTGGGTAGTGTATGTAGTCGTTCAGTTCGCCGTAAGCATCAACACTGACATAAAAGAAAACTCTTTTGAAAGTTTGCAAGCACTTCAGAAGATCCTGATTCAGGACTGTGAGGTTTGTGTTAAAAGAAACTTCCGTGCTACGAGAAATGCCCGTTCTTTGTAGTTCCTTTAAGAGTTCCAGCGTCTCAGGAATAATGAGAGGTTCTCCTCCAGCCACATGAAAATTCCTGATATGGGGAAGGAGTGCCTTGAGAAAGGGTTTGAAACTTTTCTGTCCGATACCAGTCATATTTATAGCGCCACTAATAAAATGAGTT contains:
- a CDS encoding radical SAM protein, producing the protein MESGQIDLGKTHFISGAINMTGIGQKSFKPFLKALLPHIRNFHVAGGEPLIIPETLELLKELQRTGISRSTEVSFNTNLTVLNQDLLKCLQTFKRVFFYVSVDAYGELNDYIHYPSKWTKIVDRVHEISSWAKDSPFVIQFNVTVQIYNILRLDELIDWIQSLDLPGVGNVPNLTILNNPSYYDIRNLPPNLKQEVKETIAKKRFDWLSAAPTYARESFAATLDSIVEHLKFPASSRWTFSHFQSVTAALDASRKQNLESHLPELVGPPRQGLHEPHQAPLGAPQICFKL